Proteins encoded within one genomic window of Cellulomonas xiejunii:
- a CDS encoding Fic family protein: MSRQAVYRSLDEAISEVRDQLGGLPSPAEARAIWDELWVHDAHNSTALEGNTLVLREVEQLLHEGRAVGDRQLAEYMEVKGYADAAQWVYAQAVVPDLVGGGELLTLTDVRYVHRMAMTPVWDVAPNPDAGPHEGPGSFRRHDIHSFPGGMKPPSHALVEPRLRDWLDSVEAVRASAAHPMEAIAAIHAGFEQVHPFIDGNGRTGRLLMNLILCRLGYAPAIIQKRERERYLRALRQADAGNYGPLAEQIARAVLDNILRFMVPALAGAERLVPLASLATPEVSHLALRNAAQRGRLKAQRAENGQWRSSRAWVDEYIASKYRSAARG; the protein is encoded by the coding sequence ATGAGCCGCCAAGCCGTGTATCGCTCCCTCGACGAGGCGATCTCGGAGGTCCGGGACCAGCTCGGGGGCCTGCCGTCGCCCGCAGAGGCCCGCGCCATCTGGGACGAGCTGTGGGTGCACGACGCCCACAACTCGACGGCCCTCGAAGGCAACACGTTGGTGCTGCGTGAGGTCGAGCAGCTCCTTCATGAAGGGCGCGCGGTCGGTGACCGGCAGCTCGCCGAGTACATGGAGGTGAAGGGTTACGCCGATGCCGCACAGTGGGTGTACGCCCAGGCCGTCGTGCCGGACCTTGTCGGCGGCGGTGAGCTGCTGACGCTCACCGACGTGCGGTACGTGCACCGGATGGCGATGACGCCGGTGTGGGACGTCGCGCCGAACCCGGACGCCGGACCTCACGAGGGGCCGGGCAGCTTTCGGCGGCATGACATCCACTCGTTCCCCGGCGGGATGAAGCCACCGTCGCATGCTCTGGTCGAGCCGCGACTGAGGGACTGGCTCGACAGCGTCGAGGCGGTGCGTGCGTCGGCGGCGCACCCGATGGAGGCGATCGCTGCCATCCATGCGGGTTTCGAGCAGGTCCACCCGTTCATCGACGGGAACGGGCGGACCGGGCGGCTGCTGATGAACCTGATCCTGTGCCGTTTGGGGTATGCGCCGGCGATCATCCAGAAGAGGGAGCGCGAGCGTTACCTGCGCGCACTGCGTCAGGCGGATGCCGGTAACTACGGGCCGCTTGCCGAGCAGATCGCCCGTGCGGTGCTGGACAACATCCTGCGCTTCATGGTCCCTGCCCTGGCGGGAGCCGAGCGCCTGGTCCCGCTCGCATCACTCGCGACACCCGAGGTCAGCCACCTGGCCCTGCGCAACGCTGCGCAACGAGGCCGGCTCAAGGCGCAGCGTGCCGAGAACGGGCAGTGGCGCAGCAGTCGAGCATGGGTCGACGAGTACATCGCATCGAAGTACAGGTCCGCAGCGCGCGGCTGA
- a CDS encoding DUF6318 family protein, with translation MALAGCTNGGNAPPTPTATPAATASPTPTPSPAPEPPSPPVRPEAMATPNADGATAASRYFMELYTYSRLTGDPSLLVELSSSECSTCSAIVDQVSATRDEGKTSEGYAVSVHEATPTELVSGESFTVELRLTEGAGTTRDRAGVVVSETAAAERILRFGLRWNGGWTVEALGVETTG, from the coding sequence ATGGCACTGGCGGGGTGCACGAACGGCGGCAACGCCCCGCCTACGCCAACAGCCACTCCGGCGGCGACTGCGAGCCCGACGCCCACGCCAAGCCCGGCGCCGGAGCCGCCATCGCCTCCGGTGCGCCCCGAGGCGATGGCAACCCCCAATGCCGACGGCGCGACGGCGGCGTCTCGCTACTTCATGGAGCTCTACACGTACTCGAGGCTGACGGGTGATCCGTCCTTGCTGGTCGAGCTGTCCAGCTCAGAGTGCTCGACCTGCTCCGCGATCGTCGACCAGGTGAGCGCCACCCGTGACGAAGGGAAGACGTCGGAAGGCTACGCAGTCTCAGTTCACGAAGCGACGCCTACGGAACTCGTCAGCGGAGAGTCCTTCACGGTCGAACTGCGGTTGACCGAAGGTGCCGGCACCACCCGCGACCGGGCCGGCGTTGTGGTCTCTGAGACAGCCGCGGCGGAGCGCATCCTCCGCTTCGGGCTGCGGTGGAACGGCGGATGGACGGTCGAGGCGCTCGGCGTGGAGACCACGGGATGA
- a CDS encoding NYN domain-containing protein yields MARTARIDSELTSAYRADGRRRAHRLPVCPATGLARYRDRHQARDGAKGATAGSSRLTISPFACPDCRGFHLDTQPDRTARPVHGRGQSAPSPRTEPAGTRRYVLVDIENVTHGAKDAPTEVAALWQRLEHAARISEGDHVVVGAARKVARRYRHAVHGDGIRWVVGADAPDGADHALLAAIDLHRVAKRYDELVIVSGDHCFEPLARRAKAHGLTVRVVTAENADPRCGRTLSRRLASAADTCTRVHRRTRAHERAITAMRTVARCSARPAVAGAPASVTA; encoded by the coding sequence ATGGCACGCACCGCACGCATCGACTCCGAGCTCACGAGCGCATACCGTGCCGACGGCCGGCGCCGAGCACACCGTCTCCCCGTGTGTCCCGCGACCGGCCTGGCGCGGTACCGCGACCGGCACCAGGCCCGCGACGGGGCGAAGGGTGCGACCGCGGGCTCGTCGAGGCTGACCATCAGCCCGTTCGCCTGCCCGGACTGCCGCGGGTTCCACCTCGACACGCAGCCGGACCGGACCGCACGTCCGGTCCACGGGCGCGGGCAGTCGGCACCGAGCCCCCGCACGGAGCCGGCCGGCACCCGGCGTTACGTCCTCGTCGACATCGAGAACGTCACGCACGGCGCGAAGGACGCACCCACCGAGGTCGCTGCGCTCTGGCAGCGCCTCGAGCACGCCGCGCGGATCTCCGAGGGCGACCACGTCGTCGTCGGAGCGGCGCGCAAGGTCGCGCGCCGCTACCGGCACGCCGTCCACGGGGACGGGATCCGGTGGGTCGTGGGCGCCGACGCACCGGACGGTGCCGACCATGCCCTGCTCGCCGCCATCGACCTGCACCGTGTCGCGAAGCGCTACGACGAGCTGGTCATCGTCTCCGGGGACCACTGCTTCGAGCCGCTCGCCCGCCGCGCGAAGGCGCACGGTCTCACCGTCCGGGTGGTCACGGCCGAGAACGCCGACCCGCGGTGCGGCCGGACGCTCTCGCGCCGGCTCGCCAGCGCCGCGGACACCTGCACCCGGGTGCACCGCCGGACGCGGGCGCACGAGCGCGCCATCACGGCCATGAGGACGGTCGCCCGCTGCAGTGCACGGCCCGCCGTGGCTGGGGCCCCCGCGAGCGTGACCGCGTGA
- a CDS encoding DUF6318 family protein: protein MQMRAQVAVVVVAIALATSGCATDADPTDDATSQPPVTATATPTLSPTPSPTVDVTVPPVRPEAMATPSADGAAAAASYFISLYPYINATGDLAEWNALSSPECSFCSGITANVTDLHSRGHRNVGGAEILAASGTEVDAGRWYSARLHVRIDASVDLDAEGRVLEDHPLEDREIDIVMTWSDGWTIDEVGPAAAPAS from the coding sequence ATGCAGATGCGTGCACAGGTCGCCGTCGTGGTCGTTGCCATTGCGTTGGCGACCTCCGGCTGCGCCACTGATGCCGACCCCACGGACGACGCCACGTCGCAGCCGCCTGTGACGGCGACGGCGACGCCCACCCTGTCGCCGACGCCCTCACCAACGGTGGACGTCACCGTCCCACCAGTACGACCCGAGGCGATGGCGACACCGAGCGCCGACGGCGCCGCGGCTGCCGCGAGCTACTTCATCTCGCTGTACCCATACATCAACGCGACTGGTGACCTAGCGGAGTGGAACGCGCTGTCATCGCCCGAGTGCAGCTTCTGCTCAGGAATCACGGCGAACGTGACTGATCTGCATAGTCGTGGACACCGAAACGTTGGGGGCGCGGAGATCCTCGCTGCGTCAGGCACCGAGGTGGATGCCGGACGGTGGTACTCCGCACGCCTTCACGTGCGGATTGATGCGTCCGTGGACCTGGACGCCGAAGGGCGAGTCCTCGAGGACCACCCTCTAGAGGACCGTGAGATCGACATTGTCATGACCTGGTCCGATGGGTGGACGATCGACGAGGTCGGCCCGGCCGCGGCACCGGCGTCATGA
- a CDS encoding alpha-mannosidase has product MADLRVDDAAVATFASAVEAHAGLVGAECAATGQALGSGLVQDALGNVSLVLTVLDQALAEGAGALARDARSSGQAWSSADTGIAMRAV; this is encoded by the coding sequence GTGGCTGATCTGAGGGTCGACGACGCCGCTGTCGCGACGTTCGCCAGCGCGGTTGAGGCTCATGCCGGGCTCGTGGGTGCGGAGTGCGCCGCCACCGGTCAGGCGCTCGGGTCGGGCCTCGTCCAGGACGCGTTGGGGAACGTCTCTCTGGTGCTGACCGTGCTCGATCAGGCGTTGGCTGAGGGGGCGGGTGCGCTTGCGCGTGATGCCCGTTCGAGCGGGCAGGCGTGGAGCTCGGCCGATACCGGAATCGCGATGCGCGCGGTCTGA
- a CDS encoding thermonuclease family protein gives MAVGAWFALGQPTSLTDVDRPGTSDGDIGSVSAGSPTPDLVTPPADAEGPFPVVRVVDGDTLIVARPEGETRVRVIGIDTPESVAPDQPVECFGPEAAQRAEQLLAGTSVMLRGDPTQDRVDRYGRELDYVWLPDGRLFNHVMLTEGYALEYTFAAPYAYQSDFRDAEQLAAQGAAGLWSPTTCGGDVAA, from the coding sequence ATGGCAGTCGGCGCGTGGTTCGCACTGGGCCAGCCGACCTCACTGACCGACGTCGACCGCCCGGGCACCTCCGACGGAGACATCGGCAGCGTCTCCGCCGGGTCACCCACCCCCGACCTCGTCACCCCGCCCGCCGACGCCGAGGGGCCGTTCCCTGTCGTGCGGGTCGTCGACGGTGACACGTTGATCGTGGCTCGCCCCGAGGGCGAGACACGCGTACGGGTGATCGGCATCGACACCCCGGAGTCCGTCGCCCCGGACCAGCCCGTCGAGTGCTTCGGTCCCGAGGCGGCCCAGCGCGCGGAGCAGCTGCTCGCCGGCACGTCGGTCATGCTGCGCGGCGACCCGACGCAGGACCGTGTCGACCGGTACGGCCGCGAGCTCGACTACGTCTGGCTGCCCGACGGGCGCCTGTTCAACCACGTCATGCTCACCGAGGGTTACGCACTCGAGTACACGTTCGCCGCTCCCTACGCCTACCAGTCCGACTTCCGCGACGCCGAGCAGCTGGCGGCTCAGGGCGCGGCGGGGCTGTGGTCCCCGACCACGTGTGGTGGAGACGTCGCCGCCTGA
- a CDS encoding type IV toxin-antitoxin system AbiEi family antitoxin — protein sequence MADGASDATPVIVARRLSPGSRALLAERGISWADDAGGLDLAAGPVLIRIPTPAAPPETTPVRFTAAAGAVAEHLLQRAATGETLVPPVADLAAAVGASPGAASRALTYFDTQGWTAPTGPRRGPTSRRDIVERGAMLDGWATWYASRQDDVVAAHALFRDPDTWLADVLAPAWPRGAWAVTGLVALQRRAPLTTATNPVDLYLDGGAFDHDLRDLLAAAELTPTDTGVRVRVVRADRYTVPLLGPAAGGASDDDVPLVSDVRLYGDLLRRGGVRADEYATYLREQRIGF from the coding sequence ATGGCCGACGGGGCCTCCGACGCCACCCCGGTGATCGTCGCCCGCCGGCTCTCCCCCGGCAGCCGCGCCCTCCTGGCGGAGCGCGGCATCTCCTGGGCAGACGACGCGGGAGGGCTCGACCTGGCAGCCGGCCCGGTCCTCATCCGTATCCCGACACCGGCCGCCCCACCGGAGACGACACCGGTCCGGTTCACCGCAGCTGCCGGCGCGGTCGCCGAGCACCTCCTCCAGCGGGCCGCGACCGGCGAGACGCTCGTCCCCCCGGTGGCCGACCTGGCCGCGGCGGTCGGTGCGTCGCCCGGAGCCGCCTCGCGAGCCCTCACCTACTTCGACACCCAGGGGTGGACAGCACCGACCGGTCCGCGACGCGGGCCGACGTCCCGCCGTGACATCGTCGAGCGCGGTGCGATGCTCGACGGGTGGGCGACCTGGTACGCGTCCCGGCAGGACGACGTCGTCGCAGCCCATGCGCTGTTCCGTGACCCCGACACCTGGCTCGCCGACGTGCTCGCACCGGCCTGGCCGCGCGGCGCCTGGGCAGTGACGGGGCTGGTCGCACTGCAGCGTCGCGCCCCGCTCACGACGGCGACCAACCCTGTGGACCTGTACCTCGACGGCGGGGCGTTCGACCACGATCTCCGCGACCTGCTGGCCGCAGCCGAGCTCACACCGACGGACACCGGGGTGCGGGTCCGCGTCGTGCGCGCCGACCGGTACACGGTCCCCCTGCTGGGCCCGGCAGCAGGGGGCGCGTCGGACGACGACGTGCCGCTGGTGAGCGACGTCCGTCTCTACGGCGACCTGCTGCGCCGCGGCGGCGTGCGCGCCGACGAGTACGCGACGTACCTGCGCGAGCAGCGGATCGGCTTCTGA
- a CDS encoding ATP-binding protein — MSVDPIAGDRVVTGGIDEVVAPGRANNVVAVVREGLSNVARHARSHAVSVRLSVTTGEAGQVVVEVEDDGVGVPPARTRSSGTRNLAQRAEESGGSFALLRPASGRGALLRWSAPLD; from the coding sequence GTGTCCGTGGACCCCATCGCCGGGGACCGGGTGGTGACCGGCGGCATCGACGAGGTCGTCGCACCCGGCCGCGCCAACAACGTCGTCGCGGTCGTGCGGGAGGGGTTGTCGAACGTGGCGCGCCACGCGCGCTCGCACGCGGTGTCCGTGCGGCTGTCCGTGACGACCGGCGAGGCCGGGCAGGTGGTCGTCGAGGTCGAGGACGACGGGGTCGGCGTGCCACCGGCGCGCACGCGCTCGTCGGGCACGCGGAACCTCGCGCAGCGCGCCGAGGAGTCGGGTGGGTCGTTCGCGCTGCTGCGGCCCGCGTCGGGGCGCGGGGCGCTGCTGCGGTGGTCGGCGCCGCTGGACTGA
- a CDS encoding tetratricopeptide repeat protein, with protein MTVKPELKVDGDLLAALTSRAEQRPERAELYRVLHGPPADQPVPADPLVVVAAYVNELAKRYGLSEHRDLSTSQFDDVAPPSRAMALLRACVPEIEQDADALRGRLYEVVVRLSDEPAARAFLNRSAPVSEVGFRKIAQVYWNLEQNEQRPKLPIRSGQEITVGGRRTSAAIASSDGNRDLAAELLTERTRTRLTGLGEGTADATSGQAFRTKGARLAVLVAEELLRDAPSPLPSASMALMIVVDARGRRQVKVSSIDAAAPGAPGPASDVRRPTPAEPWRPHGRIVVGPVATVGAAYVRRAVDDEIERLWASDGDRRVWLRGGPGHGKSFVARRVMQDALAWEGDDAEVLLVWVDSAGPDAVRDAFSAVLDRVPGLGAVPVDGPDALDARARTVLEALVVSDWRWLVVLDDADATGLIDAGLLPPGTNPLGRVLLTTRARDARVPSHGHVVGVDVFTQSESEAVLRSQVDPGSGGAAALAHASTTDTAALAAAVGHHPLALSVAAATITANAMEVHDWITEFDAAATMDTAADEPDPGGYRHLVGATWRIALDRASAGLRPGVVERAATVAALQAPEGHPSWIWSCPAVLTWVLGEPSEVVPHRMPEAVKRLVGHGVLEMRGPSWKKGALAIHPLAARAVLEVADPTDIADAAAVLTNQWLLRLATGDQAVRAGLRRNLEPLVSRAVPGSAAHRTAQVLLSVAREAVRSYTSQRDVKAVIASYLRRGGATGEAIMAWQLASLADTAEHAGLAAEAHSAYEEAAALYERVLARPSADDEKRAIELQRAGEVLARLGRDVEARQRLSEALTVYARVPDFGSSLDDLVTLVELQTALGDHAARADLLRRIAERVPRMVEGHPRDDIAAVLPVAERMQRLGLDDQLAPLLGDLTAEVTAEGHTDLSVVELRALVRLQAAAGRWADAVETLPHVIERAGVCVEDLVVLAGLLAHLGRSEDAEQVLSHALQARARPDEDGADEDDGAQARRAVATDAVVSGSLQAAGLGAIGAQRFGDAVGIYTELVDFLRLQPRELRGREAAVASALIQRAGAQLRDRRIDDALHSATEAADVYRMLSELSPDDIGVRRQLALALATVSTACLGLGRRDDARDAQTRAVQVTRELPEPEHSDEQLRHDLAAHLQDMGQLSRALDRHDDAAYLFSRLVAIRMAELEAEPGSVEVLRGLAQAQTSLGDVMRDQERFDEAERWLVDALGAWHDLVGRDPGDAGTRRSLAQALTSLAHVQAALGRTDQATATQRRTVDLWREATLKDPGDRDAQLGLADALLLLGSLHHMAGRPEDAVECHRGAVNVADMVADLTAGTQDPPLTSFRARVLSQLASSLRALGRTDEADAAERRAEKLTRADGPD; from the coding sequence GTGACGGTGAAACCGGAGCTGAAGGTCGACGGCGATCTCCTCGCGGCGCTCACGAGCCGTGCTGAGCAACGACCGGAGCGCGCGGAGCTCTACCGCGTCCTTCACGGGCCCCCGGCGGACCAGCCCGTGCCGGCCGATCCGCTCGTCGTCGTGGCCGCGTACGTCAACGAACTCGCGAAGAGGTACGGGCTGTCCGAGCACCGTGACCTGTCCACCAGCCAGTTCGACGACGTCGCCCCGCCGTCCCGGGCCATGGCCCTTCTCCGGGCCTGCGTCCCGGAGATCGAGCAGGACGCCGACGCGCTGCGCGGTCGCCTGTACGAGGTGGTCGTCCGACTCTCCGACGAGCCCGCAGCGCGGGCGTTCCTCAACAGGAGCGCGCCCGTGAGCGAGGTGGGCTTCCGGAAGATCGCGCAGGTGTACTGGAACCTCGAGCAGAACGAGCAGCGACCCAAGCTGCCGATCCGGAGCGGCCAGGAGATCACTGTCGGAGGACGGCGCACGAGTGCGGCCATCGCGTCCTCCGACGGCAACCGGGACCTCGCGGCGGAGCTGCTCACCGAGCGCACACGAACGAGGCTGACAGGGCTGGGTGAGGGAACGGCCGACGCCACCTCAGGGCAGGCCTTCCGCACGAAGGGCGCGCGGTTGGCGGTCCTCGTCGCCGAGGAGCTCCTCCGGGACGCACCCTCGCCGCTGCCGAGCGCCTCGATGGCGCTCATGATCGTCGTCGACGCTCGCGGGCGGCGGCAGGTCAAGGTCTCGAGCATCGACGCGGCGGCCCCCGGTGCGCCGGGTCCGGCAAGCGACGTCCGGCGGCCGACGCCCGCGGAACCGTGGCGTCCTCACGGTCGCATCGTCGTCGGGCCCGTCGCCACCGTGGGCGCCGCGTACGTCCGGCGGGCCGTCGACGACGAGATCGAGCGGCTCTGGGCGTCGGACGGTGACCGCAGGGTGTGGCTGCGTGGCGGACCGGGCCACGGCAAGTCGTTCGTCGCACGACGCGTCATGCAGGACGCGCTCGCGTGGGAGGGTGACGACGCGGAGGTGCTCCTCGTCTGGGTCGACTCCGCCGGCCCGGACGCCGTCCGCGATGCGTTCTCGGCGGTGCTCGACCGGGTTCCCGGGCTGGGAGCCGTGCCGGTCGACGGACCGGATGCGCTCGATGCACGGGCCCGCACGGTGCTCGAGGCACTCGTGGTCTCCGACTGGCGGTGGTTGGTCGTGCTGGACGACGCCGACGCCACGGGGCTCATCGACGCGGGACTCCTCCCGCCTGGCACCAACCCGCTCGGGAGGGTCCTCCTGACGACACGGGCGCGCGACGCCCGCGTCCCGTCGCACGGGCACGTCGTCGGCGTCGACGTCTTCACGCAATCGGAGTCCGAGGCCGTGCTGCGCAGCCAGGTCGACCCGGGCAGCGGCGGGGCGGCGGCGCTCGCCCACGCCTCCACCACGGACACAGCCGCGCTCGCCGCGGCGGTCGGGCACCACCCGCTCGCGCTGTCCGTCGCCGCTGCGACCATCACCGCCAACGCCATGGAGGTCCACGACTGGATCACCGAGTTCGACGCGGCCGCGACGATGGACACCGCCGCCGACGAACCCGACCCCGGTGGTTACCGGCACCTCGTGGGCGCCACCTGGCGCATCGCGCTCGACCGCGCGTCCGCCGGCCTGCGGCCAGGTGTGGTCGAACGGGCGGCCACGGTCGCGGCGCTCCAGGCGCCCGAGGGGCACCCGTCCTGGATCTGGTCGTGCCCGGCAGTCCTCACCTGGGTCCTGGGCGAGCCCTCGGAGGTCGTCCCGCACCGCATGCCCGAGGCCGTCAAGCGCCTCGTCGGGCATGGTGTTCTCGAGATGCGAGGCCCCTCCTGGAAGAAGGGGGCACTCGCGATCCACCCTCTCGCCGCACGAGCGGTCCTCGAGGTCGCCGACCCGACGGACATCGCGGACGCCGCGGCCGTGCTCACGAACCAGTGGCTGCTGCGGCTGGCCACCGGTGACCAGGCCGTCAGGGCAGGACTACGTCGGAACCTCGAACCGCTCGTCTCCCGCGCGGTCCCGGGGAGCGCCGCCCACCGGACCGCGCAGGTGCTGCTGAGCGTCGCGCGGGAGGCGGTCCGCTCGTACACGTCGCAGCGTGACGTGAAGGCAGTGATCGCGTCGTACCTCCGACGAGGTGGGGCGACCGGAGAGGCGATTATGGCCTGGCAGCTCGCGTCGCTGGCGGACACCGCCGAGCATGCGGGGCTGGCGGCAGAGGCCCACTCGGCGTACGAGGAGGCGGCGGCCCTCTACGAACGGGTCCTGGCCCGGCCCTCCGCAGACGACGAGAAGAGAGCGATCGAGCTCCAGCGTGCCGGGGAGGTCCTCGCGAGGCTGGGGCGCGACGTGGAGGCGCGGCAGCGTCTCTCGGAGGCGTTGACCGTCTACGCGCGCGTCCCGGACTTCGGCAGTTCGCTCGACGACCTGGTCACGCTCGTGGAGCTGCAGACTGCACTCGGTGACCATGCCGCGCGGGCGGATCTCCTCCGACGCATCGCAGAACGTGTCCCGCGCATGGTGGAGGGCCACCCGCGAGACGACATCGCCGCCGTCCTTCCGGTCGCGGAACGCATGCAACGTCTCGGCCTGGACGACCAGCTGGCGCCGCTCCTGGGCGACCTCACGGCCGAGGTCACGGCGGAAGGGCACACGGACCTGAGCGTCGTCGAGCTCAGAGCGCTCGTACGTCTTCAGGCGGCAGCGGGGAGGTGGGCGGACGCCGTCGAGACGTTGCCGCACGTCATCGAACGCGCGGGTGTGTGCGTCGAGGACCTCGTCGTGCTGGCCGGCCTGCTCGCGCACCTCGGTCGGTCGGAGGACGCGGAGCAGGTGCTCTCGCATGCGCTGCAGGCCCGTGCGCGGCCGGACGAGGACGGTGCGGACGAGGATGATGGGGCGCAGGCCCGTCGTGCCGTGGCGACCGACGCCGTCGTCAGCGGTTCCCTGCAGGCGGCCGGCTTGGGCGCGATAGGTGCCCAACGGTTCGGGGACGCGGTGGGCATCTACACCGAGCTCGTCGACTTCCTTCGCCTCCAACCGCGTGAGCTGCGCGGCCGCGAGGCGGCAGTGGCCTCCGCTCTGATCCAGCGCGCGGGGGCACAGCTGCGCGACAGGCGCATCGACGACGCGCTGCACTCCGCGACCGAGGCGGCGGACGTCTACCGGATGCTGAGCGAGCTCTCCCCGGACGACATCGGCGTGCGTCGCCAGCTGGCGCTGGCGCTGGCAACCGTCTCGACGGCGTGCCTCGGCCTGGGCCGGCGGGACGACGCCCGCGACGCTCAGACCCGTGCCGTGCAGGTGACTCGGGAGCTGCCGGAGCCCGAGCACTCCGACGAACAGCTGCGCCATGACCTTGCCGCACACCTCCAGGACATGGGGCAGCTGAGTCGCGCACTGGATCGTCACGACGACGCCGCGTACCTCTTCAGTCGCCTGGTGGCGATCCGGATGGCGGAGCTCGAGGCCGAACCGGGGTCCGTCGAGGTGCTTCGCGGGCTGGCACAGGCGCAGACCTCGCTGGGTGATGTGATGCGGGACCAGGAGCGGTTCGACGAGGCGGAGCGGTGGCTCGTCGACGCCCTGGGCGCGTGGCACGACCTCGTCGGCCGCGATCCCGGCGACGCCGGGACGCGGCGCAGCCTCGCCCAGGCGCTGACGTCGCTCGCGCACGTGCAGGCAGCGCTCGGGCGGACAGACCAGGCGACAGCGACGCAGCGCCGGACCGTAGACCTTTGGCGTGAGGCAACCCTCAAGGATCCGGGCGACCGTGACGCGCAGCTGGGGCTGGCGGACGCCCTCCTCCTCCTGGGATCTCTTCACCACATGGCCGGGCGTCCGGAGGATGCCGTGGAGTGTCACCGAGGCGCCGTCAACGTCGCCGACATGGTGGCCGACCTCACTGCGGGCACGCAGGATCCGCCCCTCACGAGCTTCCGGGCCCGGGTACTGTCACAGCTCGCAAGCAGCCTCCGAGCCCTCGGACGGACCGACGAGGCGGATGCCGCGGAGCGGCGGGCCGAGAAGCTGACCCGGGCGGATGGCCCGGACTGA
- a CDS encoding Rv0909 family putative TA system antitoxin, translated as MGIDDLKGKASDAAQGEKGEQGSDAALEKGSDAASSATGGKHDEQLDKAQSAADKKIGDQ; from the coding sequence ATGGGCATCGACGACCTCAAGGGCAAGGCGTCCGACGCGGCGCAGGGCGAGAAGGGCGAGCAGGGGAGCGACGCGGCCCTGGAGAAGGGGTCCGACGCGGCGTCGTCCGCCACGGGCGGCAAGCACGACGAGCAGCTCGACAAGGCGCAGTCGGCGGCGGACAAGAAGATCGGCGACCAGTGA
- a CDS encoding alpha-mannosidase, translated as MVDLMVDDAAVASFAAAVHAHAGLVGAECTATGQVLGSGVVQDALGNVSLVLTVLDQALAEGAGALARDARSSGQAWRSADTGIAMRAV; from the coding sequence GTGGTTGACCTGATGGTCGACGACGCTGCCGTGGCGTCGTTCGCCGCCGCAGTCCACGCCCACGCCGGGCTCGTGGGCGCCGAGTGCACCGCCACCGGTCAGGTGCTGGGATCGGGCGTCGTCCAGGACGCGTTGGGGAACGTCTCCCTGGTGCTGACCGTGCTCGACCAGGCGTTGGCTGAGGGGGCGGGTGCGCTGGCGCGTGATGCGCGCTCGAGCGGGCAGGCGTGGAGGTCGGCCGACACCGGCATCGCGATGCGCGCGGTCTGA